A single region of the SAR202 cluster bacterium genome encodes:
- a CDS encoding LamG domain-containing protein: protein MLRTKTHWRLMLPAILVGLFVFVALASREAAASPSTGLLAYWEANGLMTDSIGGNHGAPVNGAGFGAGKYGSGFALNGANQAVNVGSAINIANSSFTVAAWAKRTSPGTYDLILSQGSVPNTNTGLHFGFRDSVSNKQFTCAFYNNDLESPGGQTDSD from the coding sequence ATGCTACGGACCAAGACTCACTGGCGTTTGATGTTGCCCGCCATACTGGTGGGCCTTTTTGTTTTTGTGGCGCTGGCGTCCCGGGAAGCCGCGGCGTCGCCGAGCACAGGCCTGCTCGCCTACTGGGAAGCCAATGGGCTGATGACCGATTCCATCGGCGGCAACCACGGCGCGCCGGTCAACGGGGCCGGCTTCGGAGCTGGCAAGTACGGCTCCGGCTTCGCCCTGAACGGGGCGAACCAGGCCGTCAACGTCGGTTCGGCCATCAACATCGCCAACTCCTCGTTTACCGTCGCCGCTTGGGCGAAGCGGACCAGCCCGGGCACGTACGACCTGATCCTTTCGCAGGGGAGTGTTCCCAATACAAATACGGGCCTGCACTTCGGATTCAGGGATTCGGTATCCAACAAACAGTTCACCTGCGCATTCTATAACAATGATCTCGAATCTCCCGGCGGCCAGACGGACTCCGACTGA